A single region of the Acidobacteriota bacterium genome encodes:
- a CDS encoding MFS transporter, giving the protein MEQNKKFRKSTPFPLTFWTANTIELFERAAYYSVASFVVIYLNEVLGMKPTFSTFLNGSVLWGLIYFLPILSGAVADHLGFKRTLTAALVLMLFGYLIMGTLPRFWPFLLAASRDEKLNFTIPVVIGIVLIGIGGSVVKPCISGTVQKTAGLRATLGFGIFYMIINIGSILGRTISYFIRTNFGIPSIFSFAAFPFILLGFFIVIFLYHEPKYSSGEIIQKRSLSQAILGIFTVLGNLRFVFFLIVIGGFWFIYIQIYNLIPLYLRFMDRNAPVELYTLVNPVMIVCFQLLVTKLVKKWRPVKSIMAGVLVTTAGISLNIIPALTGVLSKTINFGPIFVPVAGLFIILAIASIAVGEMIASPRIYEYIGSIAPKGQEGLFLGYANLPIAIGTIVGAPIGGMIFERFIAFPSKIGNPPSTPVMWMIVAFTGLGSALGIFIYDRLVTRTKK; this is encoded by the coding sequence ATGGAACAAAATAAAAAATTCAGAAAATCTACTCCATTCCCCTTAACCTTCTGGACAGCTAATACCATTGAGCTTTTTGAGAGGGCAGCTTATTATTCTGTCGCCTCCTTTGTTGTTATTTATCTTAATGAAGTTCTCGGTATGAAACCAACATTTTCAACTTTTTTGAATGGTTCTGTACTGTGGGGCTTAATTTATTTTCTTCCAATTTTATCCGGTGCTGTTGCTGACCATTTAGGATTTAAACGAACTTTAACTGCTGCGCTTGTGCTGATGTTATTTGGATATTTGATAATGGGCACTCTGCCCCGGTTCTGGCCATTTTTGCTTGCAGCATCAAGAGATGAGAAATTAAACTTTACAATTCCTGTAGTGATTGGCATTGTCCTGATAGGAATTGGCGGCTCAGTTGTCAAGCCATGCATTTCAGGGACAGTGCAAAAAACAGCAGGATTGCGAGCAACTCTTGGTTTTGGAATATTCTACATGATTATCAACATTGGCTCTATCTTAGGGCGAACCATCTCCTACTTTATCCGAACAAACTTTGGAATTCCCTCAATCTTTTCTTTCGCAGCATTTCCTTTTATCCTTCTTGGTTTTTTCATAGTAATATTCCTTTATCATGAACCTAAATATTCTTCAGGAGAAATCATACAGAAACGGTCGCTTTCTCAGGCAATTCTTGGGATCTTCACTGTCCTCGGAAATCTTCGATTCGTGTTTTTCCTTATCGTTATAGGAGGCTTCTGGTTTATCTATATTCAGATTTATAACCTGATCCCCCTTTATCTGCGCTTCATGGATAGAAATGCGCCTGTAGAACTCTACACATTAGTAAATCCTGTAATGATTGTTTGTTTTCAGTTACTTGTAACTAAACTTGTGAAAAAATGGAGGCCAGTTAAATCCATAATGGCTGGAGTTCTTGTTACTACTGCTGGAATCAGCCTTAATATTATTCCAGCGCTGACAGGAGTTCTATCAAAAACAATAAATTTTGGCCCCATTTTTGTTCCGGTTGCAGGGCTTTTCATCATCTTAGCCATTGCTTCTATAGCTGTTGGTGAGATGATAGCATCACCGAGAATATACGAATACATTGGTTCGATAGCTCCAAAAGGCCAGGAGGGTCTGTTTTTGGGTTATGCAAACCTTCCAATTGCAATTGGTACAATTGTAGGGGCGCCAATTGGAGGGATGATTTTTGAAAGATTCATAGCTTTTCCTTCAAAGATAGGAAACCCTCCTTCTACTCCAGTGATGTGGATGATTGTAGCATTCACAGGATTAGGGTCAGCCCTTGGAATTTTTATCTATGACAGGCTTGTAACCCGCACTAAAAAATAA
- a CDS encoding CPBP family intramembrane glutamic endopeptidase: MKKLKNKELKGVILFSILTIVFNFIYSFVVKGRIGYLYPCLLFATFLALILQTLFHRKTIFELGLFKPRLKTCLKSFLVNLIFISLIIILDLIFKLTYLASSLSKEIFFELMLKVISSFFLTSFLALFTEELAFRGYLIDKLKSKRILKAIVLSSIVYGLWHLPFGLLNPFLNTLEAIIYSFNVCIRGFLFGYYYTKEFNLIPPALGHGIWDTMDYYLFGPVNGYGLIRGEDKTIYDGEFGLVGLIIHLIFGAIFFFKSLFFSAGYKPVIDKNSKG; this comes from the coding sequence TTGAAGAAATTAAAGAACAAAGAACTGAAGGGAGTGATACTTTTTTCTATTTTGACGATTGTTTTTAATTTTATATATAGTTTTGTCGTAAAGGGGAGAATTGGATATTTATATCCATGTTTATTATTTGCTACATTTTTAGCTTTGATTCTTCAAACACTTTTTCATAGAAAAACAATTTTTGAATTAGGTCTTTTTAAGCCAAGGTTGAAAACATGCCTTAAAAGCTTTCTTGTTAATTTAATCTTCATTTCTTTAATAATTATTTTAGATTTAATTTTTAAATTGACCTATTTAGCAAGTTCTCTTTCTAAAGAGATTTTTTTTGAGTTAATGCTAAAAGTTATTTCTTCTTTCTTTTTGACTTCATTTCTTGCTTTATTTACAGAAGAATTAGCTTTCAGGGGCTATCTTATTGATAAGCTTAAATCTAAGAGGATTTTAAAGGCGATAGTATTATCTTCTATAGTTTATGGATTATGGCATTTACCCTTTGGTTTATTGAATCCCTTTCTAAACACTTTAGAAGCCATCATTTACTCTTTCAATGTTTGCATAAGAGGTTTTTTATTTGGATATTATTATACAAAAGAGTTCAATTTAATACCTCCAGCATTAGGTCATGGAATATGGGATACTATGGATTATTATCTATTTGGCCCTGTAAATGGATATGGTTTAATTAGAGGAGAAGATAAAACCATTTATGATGGAGAGTTTGGCCTTGTTGGTTTGATTATCCATTTAATTTTTGGGGCAATTTTTTTCTTCAAATCTTTATTTTTTAGTGCGGGTTACAAGCCTGTCATAGATAAAAATTCCAAGGGCTGA